CTCCACACCGATTCCAGCGGGCTCATCTCCGTCGCGGTCCGGGGGGCACGGGCAGACGAGCGATTTGGGCTCGCGGACGGAACCGTGGTGACGATTTCAAAGGAGTAGCAGCACCGCTCTGCAGACACGGAACCCTGCACGAACTGCAAAGTGCGAAAAATGGCTCGCGCAGCGAGCCAAGAAAGGGGAACGGGCGACCGCCGTTGGGGCGGGCTGGGAGGCTTACCTTGTCAAAACCTCAGATGAACGTGCCTGAGGTTTCGTAATCGGCGGTACGCCCCGTTGCCCCGCGAACGTTGTGTTCGCATGGACGAATTACCTCCGTCCACACCGGAGGTATCGGTCGTTTGCGGTATGGCTTGAGCACTTTTCCTCAGGACGCGGAGTGGTTTCTGGTGCACGGGGTGTTGCGCGGTAGAGTACCGACGAGATGAGTGAGGACACGTCGAGGCTTGGTGAGCAGAAGCCACATCGAGGCCGTGGTCTCGTGACCATCCTCTTCGGGGTAGTGCTGTTCGTGGCGGGGATGCTGATGGCAGGACCCTCCGTTCCTGCATCGACTTCCTCCCAAGCGGTGGTTGCTTCCATCGGGATCGCCGTGGTGCTCGCAGGGTCGCTGCTCGTGCTGCTGGGCGTAGCGTACCTTTGGGTCGTCGGTCGTCCCATGACATGGCCTCGAAGCCTGTTGGGTGCCGTTCTGGCCGTTTCGGCCCTGCTCCTCGGGTTCGGTGTGTTCCCTTCCTGGTGGCTCAACTCGATGCAGGGAATCGACCCGAAGTGGGCGAAGGATCTGGTGTCGTTCCTCTACGTCCTGGCACTGTTCGCCGGCGTTGGACACCTGCTCAGAGAGCCTGTGGAAGCCGGATCCCGGGGACCAGATGTCTCCGCGTACGGCCGGACACTCGTGAAGGGGGGCAACAGTGGCCGATGACCGGACGCAGAACCCCGTACGGATCCTTCATCCTGCCAAAGTGAAGCGATACGCGTTGCGTTTCTCCTACACGCTTGGCCTCGGTGGAATCAGCGTTGGGTTGGCAGGAGTGCTTGCGGTCACGGGGCTCCTCCTGATGTTCGGATACCGACCCGCGCTTGCCACGGCGTTCGCGGACACTCATGCCCTTGCAGCCGGTGGCTACTCGTCGTTCTTACGGAGCCTGCATCGCTGGTCCGCCTACTTGCTCATCGTCTCCGTATTCCTGCATATGGTGAGAGTCTTCTACCACCGTGCTTACACAGGTGAGCGACGCACGAACTGGGTGATCGGTGTCCTGCTACTGGCAGTAGTGGCGGCAATGGCCGTCAGTGGCAATATCCTCCCCTGGGATCAGGCGGCAATGGCCGTGGCGGCCGTTGTCGAGACGGTCGTGCGTTCCGTCCCGCTCGTCGGGAGCGCCCTCAAGTCCGCGCTCTTCGGTCCAACGCCGGATGCGACGCTCCTTCGCGCCTATGTGTTCCACGTCGTTCTGCTTCCGTTCGTTTTCCTCGTGCTCACTGCCGTCCATCTGTGGAAGGTGCGGAGAGACGGCCTCTCCGGACCGGTGTAAGGAGCCGAAATGGTCGACATCCCCGATGAACTGCTGCGGCGCATGGCTTCGGCGAAAGCGAAAGCTCTCGGCGAACCGTATGAAGAGATCCCCGCATTCTCGGTAGGTGACGGAGAGCCGGTGGTGCTTCCTGAGGGTGTCGAGCCGACTCCTGAAGCTCCGACGACGATCCCGGACGAATTGCTCGAGCGGGAGGCGGCTTCGCGCGATGCCGCTCTTGCATCGCTGCCGCCGGCCCCGGTACGAAACACC
This genomic stretch from Gammaproteobacteria bacterium harbors:
- a CDS encoding cytochrome B6 produces the protein MADDRTQNPVRILHPAKVKRYALRFSYTLGLGGISVGLAGVLAVTGLLLMFGYRPALATAFADTHALAAGGYSSFLRSLHRWSAYLLIVSVFLHMVRVFYHRAYTGERRTNWVIGVLLLAVVAAMAVSGNILPWDQAAMAVAAVVETVVRSVPLVGSALKSALFGPTPDATLLRAYVFHVVLLPFVFLVLTAVHLWKVRRDGLSGPV